One part of the Arabidopsis thaliana chromosome 1 sequence genome encodes these proteins:
- a CDS encoding sequence-specific DNA binding transcription factor (sequence-specific DNA binding transcription factors; CONTAINS InterPro DOMAIN/s: SANT, DNA-binding (InterPro:IPR001005); BEST Arabidopsis thaliana protein match is: unknown protein (TAIR:AT1G76870.1); Has 317 Blast hits to 297 proteins in 56 species: Archae - 2; Bacteria - 28; Metazoa - 67; Fungi - 2; Plants - 135; Viruses - 9; Other Eukaryotes - 74 (source: NCBI BLink).) yields the protein MDGNFPQGGVVRSGASSYGGFDLQGSMRVHHQDSMNQQHRHNPNSRPLHEGLPFTMVTGQTCDHHQNQNMSMSEQQKAEREKNSVSDDDEPSFTEEGGDGVHNEANRSTKGSPWQRVKWTDKMVKLLITAVSYIGDDSSIDSSSRRKFAVLQKKGKWKSVSKVMAERGYHVSPQQCEDKFNDLNKRYKKLNDMLGRGTSCQVVENPALLDSIGYLNDKEKDDVRKIMSSKHLFYEEMCSYHNGNRLHLPHDLALQRSLQLALRSRDDHDNDDSRKHQMEDLDDEDHDGDGDEHDEYEEQHYAYGDCRVNHYGGGGGPLKKIRPSLSHEDGDHPSHVNSLECNKVSLPQIPFSQADVNQGGAESGRAGSVQKQWMESRTLQLEEQKLQIQVELLELEKQRFRWQRFSKKRDQELERMRMENERMKLENDRMGLELKQRELGVEL from the coding sequence ATGGATGGGAATTTTCCACAAGGAGGTGTAGTTCGTAGTGGAGCTTCATCTTATGGAGGATTTGATTTACAAGGTTCTATGAGAGTTCATCACCAAGACTCCATGAATCAGCAGCATCGACACAATCCTAATTCTAGACCACTTCATGAAGGTCTTCCCTTTACTATGGTTACAGGTCAAACCTGtgatcatcatcagaatcagaacATGTCTATGTCTGAGCAACAGAAAgctgaaagagagaagaattcagtgagtgatgatgatgaaccaaGTTTCACAGAGGAAGGTGGTGATGGTGTTCATAATGAAGCTAATAGATCAACTAAAGGATCTCCATGGCAACGAGTGAAATGGACTGATAAGATGGTGAAGTTGTTGATTACTGCTGTTTCTTATATAGGAGATGATTCGAGTATAGATAGTAGTAGTAGAAGAAAGTTTGCTGTTTTGCAGAAGAAAGGGAAGTGGAAATCTGTTTCTAAAGTTATGGCTGAGAGAGGTTATCATGTTTCGCCGCAGCAATGTGAGGATAAGTTCAATGATTTGAATAAACGGTATAAGAAGCTTAATGATATGCTTGGTAGAGGAACATCTTGTCAAGTTGTTGAGAATCCTGCGCTTTTGGATTCGATTGGTTACTTGAATGATAAAGAGAAGGATGATGTTAGGAAGATTATGAGTTCTAAACATCTTTTTTATGAAGAGATGTGTTCGTATCATAATGGGAATAGGTTGCATTTGCCTCATGACCTTGCTTTGCAGCGTTCGTTACAGTTGGCGCTTAGAAGCAGAGATGAtcatgataatgatgattctAGGAAACATCAAATGGAGGATCTTGATGATGAGGATcatgatggtgatggtgatgaacATGATGAGTATGAGGAGCAACATTATGCGTATGGAGATTGTAGGGTAAATCAttatggaggtggtggtggtcctttgaagaagataagaccAAGCCTTAGCCATGAAGATGGAGATCATCCGAGTCATGTGAATTCTCTGGAGTGTAATAAAGTCTCTTTACCTCAAATACCGTTTTCTCAAGCTGATGTGAATCAAGGTGGGGCGGAGAGTGGAAGAGCAGGTTCGGTGCAGAAGCAGTGGATGGAGTCGCGGACTCTCCAGCTAGAAGAGCAGAAGCTTCAGATCCAAGTTGAATTGCTGGAAttggagaaacagagattcAGGTGGCAGAGGTTTAGCAAGAAAAGGGATCAAGAACTCGAGAGAATGAGAATGGAGAATGAAAGGATGAAACTTGAGAATGATCGGATGGGATTGGAGTTGAAACAAAGGGAATTGGGTGTTGAATTATAA
- the SEC5B gene encoding Exocyst complex component SEC5, which translates to MSSSDDLDEDELLQMALKEQSQRDVTYQKPPSANSRKPVTNLVQQPRRQKRAAAPPSKGGAKASRKPSMDEDDESEVELLSISSGDEDEGNDRGRGGGGDGGGGRGRGGSGKERGRARKEDDRAWDGVEPDCWKRVNEAELARKVRDMRESRTAPSVTQNLDRKVSGADKKVVLTSLQSFPRGMECIDPLKLGIIDNKTLRLITESSESLSKAEKVDNALREKLVYTSDHFDPKLFISRIHQETSAADLESGALALKSDLKGRNLQRKQLVKDNFDCFVSCKTTIDDIESKLKRIEDDPDGSGTTHLFNCMKSVTSRANRAFEPLFERQAQAEKIRSVQGMLQRFRTLFNLPSIIRSSISKGEYDLAVREYKKAKSIALPSHVNLLKRVLEEVEKVMQEFKGTLYRSMEDPKIDFTSLENTVRLLLELEPESDPVWHYLNVQNHRIHGMLEKCTFDHEARMEILRNQVHERALSDAKWRQIQQNGVQLVSSPVKAAILLRDKQDSDNQVQVDQPLEESARREKDALRGRYIKILTAVIVYHLPTFWKTALSVFTGKFAKSSQVNDTSASKAEEKAEEARYSSHSLEEIAGMIRNTISVYEAKVQSTFHDFDESYILHPYMSDTIKEVSKACQAFEAKESAPHSAVMALRKVKVEITKIYIQRLCSWMRASTEEISKEETWIPVSILERNRSPYSISYLPLAFRSIIVSGMEQINMMILSLKGEAARSEDMFAHIEEILISVRLAFLNCFLDFAAHLEQIGADLSQRTTKRESWQNGYSNDHQEEQSINAPESVVDPHRQLLMILSNIGYCKDELASELYNKYKYTWLQSRRNDEDISDLQDLMMSFSGLGEKVLEHYTFAKANLIRTAATNYLLDSGIQWGAAPPVKGIRDAAVELLHTLVAVHAEVFAGAKPLLDKILGTLVEGLIDTFLSLLDENRSDDLSSIDANGFCQLMLELEYFETILKPYLTVDATESLKSLQGAVLEKAIESISETVENNPGGHQRKPTRGSEDAISDDKQSSVSPDDLLALAQQCTSGMLQLELEKTRLNSACFIETIPLDPVPPVAKAAYSRTSTDSPSRNYRESQPMGSPVQARPRRR; encoded by the exons ATGTCTAGCAGTGATGATTTAGATGAAGATGAGCTACTTCAAATGGCGTTGAAGGAGCAATCTCAGAGAGATGTTACCTATCAGAAGCCTCCTTCCGCTAATTCCCGTAAGCCAGTCACCAATTTAGTGCAGCAGCCACGGAGACAAAAGAGGGCGGCAGCTCCTCCGTCTAAGGGAGGTGCGAAGGCGTCAAGGAAGCCATCGatggatgaggatgatgaatcGGAGGTGGAATTGCTTAGCATTTCGAGCGGGGATGAAGATGAGGGAAATGATCGGGgaagaggtggtggtggtgacggTGGCGGAGGTAGAGGAAGAGGTGGAAGTGGTAAGGAGAGAGGACGAGCGCGGAAGGAAGATGATAGAGCTTGGGATGGAGTGGAGCCAGATTGCTGGAAACGGGTTAATGAAGCTGAG CTTGCACGCAAGGTTCGTGATATGCGGGAGTCGAGAACAGCACCATCCGTGACTCAGAACCTTGATAGAAAGGTATCTGGAGCTGACAAGAAAGTGGTTCTTACCAGTTTGCAATCATTCCCTCGTGGCATGGAATGCATTGATCCGCTAAAATTGGG GATAATAGATAACAAGACACTGAGATTAATCACTGAGTCATCTGAAAGTCTTTCAAAAGCTGAGAAAGTGGATAATGCACTTAGGG AAAAGTTGGTGTACACCTCTGACCATTTCGATCCCAAGCTATTTATTTCTCGCATTCACCAAGAGACAAGTGCAGCAGACTTAGAATCTGGGGCCCTTGCCCTGAAAAGTGACTTAAAGGGCCGTAATCTACAAAGGAAACAATTGGTGAAAGATAATTTTGACTGCTTTGTCTCGTGTAAAACAACAATTGATG ATATTGAATCAAAACTGAAACGGATTGAAGACGACCCAGACGGATCGGGAACTACtcatttgtttaattgtaTGAAGAGTGTGACATCACGGGCTAATCGTGCTTTTGAGCCACTTTTTGAGAGACAG GCCCAAGCTGAGAAGATCAGGTCTGTACAAGGAATGCTTCAGAGATTCCGTACACTCTTCAATTTACCCAGTATAATTCGTAGTAGTATTAGCAAAGGCGAGTATGATTTGGCTGTTCGGGAATACAAGAAGGCGAAGTCTATTGCTCTCCCTTCTCAT GTAAATTTACTCAAGCGCGTACTCGAGGAGGTTGAGAAAGTGATGCAGGAGTTTAAAGGCACCCTTTACAGGTCTATGGAAGATCCGAAAATAGATTTTACGAGT CTGGAAAACACTGTGAGGCTTTTGCTGGAACTGGAGCCTGAATCGGATCCTGTTTGGCATTACTTAAATGTTCAG AATCATAGGATCCATGGGATGCTTGAAAAGTGTACATTTGATCATGAAGCAAGGATGGAAATTTTGCGCAACCAGGTGCATGAGAGAGCTCTCTCTGACGCGAAGTGGCgacaaattcaacaaaatggTGTTCAACTTGTGAGTTCACCTGTGAAGGCAGCTATATTATTGCGAGATAAGCAAGATTCAG ATAATCAAGTTCAAGTTGACCAACCATTAGAAGAGTCAGCGAGGAGAGAAAAGGATGCTTTGAGGGGAAGATACATCAAGATATTGACTGCTGTAATCGTATATCATCTCCCTACGTTTTGGAAAACAGCTCTTTCTGTTTTTACTGGGAAATTTGCCAAG TCTTCCCAAGTTAATGATACTTCAGCCAGTAAAGCTGAGGAGAAGGCGGAAGAAGCGAGATATTCAAGTCATTCTTTGGAAGAAATTGCTGGGATGATACGCAATACCATTTCTGTTTATGAAGCAAAG GTGCAAAGCACTTTTCATGATTTTGACGAATCATACATTCTCCACCCATATATGAGTGATACAATCAAAGAAGTATCAAAAGCATGCCAAGCTTTTGAGGCCAAAGAGTCAGCTCCCCATAGTGCTG TCATGGCACTAAGAAAAGTTAAGGTGGAAATCACTAAAATATACATCCAAAGGCTCTGCTCTTGGATGAGAGCGTCTACAGAAGAAATATCAAAGGAAGAGACGTGGATTCCAGTTTCTATTCTTGAAAGGAACAGATCTCCATATTCCATCTCTTACCTGCCCCTTGCATTTCGTTCAATTATTGTTTCTGGGATGGAACAAATTAATAT GATGATTCTATCTTTAAAAGGTGAAGCTGCTAGATCCGAAGATATGTTTGCGCATATTGAAGAAATTCTGATATCTGTTAGACTTGCCTTTTTGAACTGCTTTCTGGATTTTGCTG CTCACTTGGAGCAAATTGGTGCTGACCTTTCTCAACGCACTACAAAGCGAGAGAGTTGGCAAAATGGATACTCCAATGACCACCAGGAAGAACAATCAATCAATGCTCCTGAAAGTGTTGTTGATCCTCACAGGCAGTTGTTGATGATCTTAAGTAATATAGGTTACTGCAAAGACGAACTTGCCTCTGAGCTTTACAACAAGTACAAATATACCTGGTTACAGTCTAG GAGAAATGATGAAGACATCAGCGATCTTCAAGATCTAATGATGTCTTTCTCTGGTCTTGGAGAGAAGGTTCTCGAACATTACACTTTTGCTAAG GCAAACTTGATCAGAACAGCCGCCACAAATTATCTGCTGGACTCTGGTATTCAGTGGGGGGCAGCGCCTCCAGTAAAA GGCATACGAGATGCTGCTGTTGAGCTGTTACACACTCTTGTAGCTGTCCATGCAGAG GTATTTGCGGGTGCCAAACCACTCCTGGACAAAATTCTTGGCACTTTGGTTGAAGGTCTGATTGATACTTTTCTCAGTCTTCTAGACGAAAACAGATCTGACGACCTGAGTTCAATAGATGCAAATGGTTTCTGCCAATTGATGCTTGAG CTCGAGTATTTTGAGACGATACTGAAGCCATATTTGACGGTTGATGCAACCGAGTCTCTAAAGTCTCTGCAAGGAGCTGTGTTGGAGAAAGCTATAGAGAGTATAAGCGAGACAGTTGAGAACAACCCGGGAGGGCATCAAAGGAAACCAACACGTGGCAGTGAAGATGCAATTTCAGATGACAAACAATCATCCGTATCCCCAGATGATCTCCTT GCTCTTGCACAGCAATGTACAAGCGGAATGCTTCAACTGGAGCTAGAGAAGACCCGTTTGAACAGTGCATGTTTCATTGAGACCATTCCGTTGGATCCAGTGCCACCAGTAGCCAAAGCTGCCTACTCCAGAACATCAACTGATTCTCCAAGCAGAAACTATAGAGAGTCACAACCAATGGGTTCTCCGGTTCAAGCCAGACCCAGACGAAGATAA
- the LSM3A gene encoding Small nuclear ribonucleoprotein family protein (Small nuclear ribonucleoprotein family protein; CONTAINS InterPro DOMAIN/s: Like-Sm ribonucleoprotein (LSM) domain (InterPro:IPR001163), Like-Sm ribonucleoprotein (LSM) domain, eukaryotic/archaea-type (InterPro:IPR006649), Like-Sm ribonucleoprotein (LSM)-related domain (InterPro:IPR010920); BEST Arabidopsis thaliana protein match is: Small nuclear ribonucleoprotein family protein (TAIR:AT1G76860.1); Has 1267 Blast hits to 1267 proteins in 306 species: Archae - 319; Bacteria - 0; Metazoa - 370; Fungi - 215; Plants - 174; Viruses - 0; Other Eukaryotes - 189 (source: NCBI BLink).), with amino-acid sequence MSVEEDATVREPLDLIRLSIEERIYVKLRSDRELRGKLHAFDQHLNMILGDVEEVITTIEIDDETYEEIVRTTKRTVPFLFVRGDGVILVSPPLRTT; translated from the exons ATGTCAGTCGAGGAAGACGCCACCGTTAGAGAGCCACTCGATCTGATTCGGTTGAGTATCGAAGAGAGGATCTATGTCAAGCTCCGATCTGACCGTGAACTCCGCGGCAAGCTTCAC GCTTTTGATCAGCATTTGAATATGATTCTGGGTGATGTTGAAGAGGTTATTACGACTATAGAAATCGACGACGAGACATATGAAGAGATTGTTCGG ACAACGAAGCGAACGGTACCGTTTCTATTCGTGAGAGGAGATGGAGTGATATTGGTGTCACCGCCTTTGAGGACGACCTAA
- the SEC5B gene encoding Exocyst complex component SEC5 (SEC5B; BEST Arabidopsis thaliana protein match is: exocyst complex component sec5 (TAIR:AT1G76850.1); Has 822 Blast hits to 808 proteins in 207 species: Archae - 0; Bacteria - 24; Metazoa - 388; Fungi - 169; Plants - 124; Viruses - 8; Other Eukaryotes - 109 (source: NCBI BLink).), translated as MSSSDDLDEDELLQMALKEQSQRDVTYQKPPSANSRKPVTNLVQQPRRQKRAAAPPSKGGAKASRKPSMDEDDESEVELLSISSGDEDEGNDRGRGGGGDGGGGRGRGGSGKERGRARKEDDRAWDGVEPDCWKRVNEAELARKVRDMRESRTAPSVTQNLDRKVSGADKKVVLTSLQSFPRGMECIDPLKLGIIDNKTLRLITESSESLSKAEKVDNALREKLVYTSDHFDPKLFISRIHQETSAADLESGALALKSDLKGRNLQRKQLVKDNFDCFVSCKTTIDDIESKLKRIEDDPDGSGTTHLFNCMKSVTSRANRAFEPLFERQAQAEKIRSVQGMLQRFRTLFNLPSIIRSSISKGEYDLAVREYKKAKSIALPSHVNLLKRVLEEVEKVMQEFKGTLYRSMEDPKIDFTSLENTVRLLLELEPESDPVWHYLNVQNHRIHGMLEKCTFDHEARMEILRNQVHERALSDAKWRQIQQNGVQLSDDTSSMEDNQVQVDQPLEESARREKDALRGRYIKILTAVIVYHLPTFWKTALSVFTGKFAKSSQVNDTSASKAEEKAEEARYSSHSLEEIAGMIRNTISVYEAKVQSTFHDFDESYILHPYMSDTIKEVSKACQAFEAKESAPHSAVMALRKVKVEITKIYIQRLCSWMRASTEEISKEETWIPVSILERNRSPYSISYLPLAFRSIIVSGMEQINMMILSLKGEAARSEDMFAHIEEILISVRLAFLNCFLDFAAHLEQIGADLSQRTTKRESWQNGYSNDHQEEQSINAPESVVDPHRQLLMILSNIGYCKDELASELYNKYKYTWLQSRRNDEDISDLQDLMMSFSGLGEKVLEHYTFAKANLIRTAATNYLLDSGIQWGAAPPVKGIRDAAVELLHTLVAVHAEVFAGAKPLLDKILGTLVEGLIDTFLSLLDENRSDDLSSIDANGFCQLMLELEYFETILKPYLTVDATESLKSLQGAVLEKAIESISETVENNPGGHQRKPTRGSEDAISDDKQSSVSPDDLLALAQQCTSGMLQLELEKTRLNSACFIETIPLDPVPPVAKAAYSRTSTDSPSRNYRESQPMGSPVQARPRRR; from the exons ATGTCTAGCAGTGATGATTTAGATGAAGATGAGCTACTTCAAATGGCGTTGAAGGAGCAATCTCAGAGAGATGTTACCTATCAGAAGCCTCCTTCCGCTAATTCCCGTAAGCCAGTCACCAATTTAGTGCAGCAGCCACGGAGACAAAAGAGGGCGGCAGCTCCTCCGTCTAAGGGAGGTGCGAAGGCGTCAAGGAAGCCATCGatggatgaggatgatgaatcGGAGGTGGAATTGCTTAGCATTTCGAGCGGGGATGAAGATGAGGGAAATGATCGGGgaagaggtggtggtggtgacggTGGCGGAGGTAGAGGAAGAGGTGGAAGTGGTAAGGAGAGAGGACGAGCGCGGAAGGAAGATGATAGAGCTTGGGATGGAGTGGAGCCAGATTGCTGGAAACGGGTTAATGAAGCTGAG CTTGCACGCAAGGTTCGTGATATGCGGGAGTCGAGAACAGCACCATCCGTGACTCAGAACCTTGATAGAAAGGTATCTGGAGCTGACAAGAAAGTGGTTCTTACCAGTTTGCAATCATTCCCTCGTGGCATGGAATGCATTGATCCGCTAAAATTGGG GATAATAGATAACAAGACACTGAGATTAATCACTGAGTCATCTGAAAGTCTTTCAAAAGCTGAGAAAGTGGATAATGCACTTAGGG AAAAGTTGGTGTACACCTCTGACCATTTCGATCCCAAGCTATTTATTTCTCGCATTCACCAAGAGACAAGTGCAGCAGACTTAGAATCTGGGGCCCTTGCCCTGAAAAGTGACTTAAAGGGCCGTAATCTACAAAGGAAACAATTGGTGAAAGATAATTTTGACTGCTTTGTCTCGTGTAAAACAACAATTGATG ATATTGAATCAAAACTGAAACGGATTGAAGACGACCCAGACGGATCGGGAACTACtcatttgtttaattgtaTGAAGAGTGTGACATCACGGGCTAATCGTGCTTTTGAGCCACTTTTTGAGAGACAG GCCCAAGCTGAGAAGATCAGGTCTGTACAAGGAATGCTTCAGAGATTCCGTACACTCTTCAATTTACCCAGTATAATTCGTAGTAGTATTAGCAAAGGCGAGTATGATTTGGCTGTTCGGGAATACAAGAAGGCGAAGTCTATTGCTCTCCCTTCTCAT GTAAATTTACTCAAGCGCGTACTCGAGGAGGTTGAGAAAGTGATGCAGGAGTTTAAAGGCACCCTTTACAGGTCTATGGAAGATCCGAAAATAGATTTTACGAGT CTGGAAAACACTGTGAGGCTTTTGCTGGAACTGGAGCCTGAATCGGATCCTGTTTGGCATTACTTAAATGTTCAG AATCATAGGATCCATGGGATGCTTGAAAAGTGTACATTTGATCATGAAGCAAGGATGGAAATTTTGCGCAACCAGGTGCATGAGAGAGCTCTCTCTGACGCGAAGTGGCgacaaattcaacaaaatggTGTTCAACTT TCAGATGACACGTCTTCTATGGAAGATAATCAAGTTCAAGTTGACCAACCATTAGAAGAGTCAGCGAGGAGAGAAAAGGATGCTTTGAGGGGAAGATACATCAAGATATTGACTGCTGTAATCGTATATCATCTCCCTACGTTTTGGAAAACAGCTCTTTCTGTTTTTACTGGGAAATTTGCCAAG TCTTCCCAAGTTAATGATACTTCAGCCAGTAAAGCTGAGGAGAAGGCGGAAGAAGCGAGATATTCAAGTCATTCTTTGGAAGAAATTGCTGGGATGATACGCAATACCATTTCTGTTTATGAAGCAAAG GTGCAAAGCACTTTTCATGATTTTGACGAATCATACATTCTCCACCCATATATGAGTGATACAATCAAAGAAGTATCAAAAGCATGCCAAGCTTTTGAGGCCAAAGAGTCAGCTCCCCATAGTGCTG TCATGGCACTAAGAAAAGTTAAGGTGGAAATCACTAAAATATACATCCAAAGGCTCTGCTCTTGGATGAGAGCGTCTACAGAAGAAATATCAAAGGAAGAGACGTGGATTCCAGTTTCTATTCTTGAAAGGAACAGATCTCCATATTCCATCTCTTACCTGCCCCTTGCATTTCGTTCAATTATTGTTTCTGGGATGGAACAAATTAATAT GATGATTCTATCTTTAAAAGGTGAAGCTGCTAGATCCGAAGATATGTTTGCGCATATTGAAGAAATTCTGATATCTGTTAGACTTGCCTTTTTGAACTGCTTTCTGGATTTTGCTG CTCACTTGGAGCAAATTGGTGCTGACCTTTCTCAACGCACTACAAAGCGAGAGAGTTGGCAAAATGGATACTCCAATGACCACCAGGAAGAACAATCAATCAATGCTCCTGAAAGTGTTGTTGATCCTCACAGGCAGTTGTTGATGATCTTAAGTAATATAGGTTACTGCAAAGACGAACTTGCCTCTGAGCTTTACAACAAGTACAAATATACCTGGTTACAGTCTAG GAGAAATGATGAAGACATCAGCGATCTTCAAGATCTAATGATGTCTTTCTCTGGTCTTGGAGAGAAGGTTCTCGAACATTACACTTTTGCTAAG GCAAACTTGATCAGAACAGCCGCCACAAATTATCTGCTGGACTCTGGTATTCAGTGGGGGGCAGCGCCTCCAGTAAAA GGCATACGAGATGCTGCTGTTGAGCTGTTACACACTCTTGTAGCTGTCCATGCAGAG GTATTTGCGGGTGCCAAACCACTCCTGGACAAAATTCTTGGCACTTTGGTTGAAGGTCTGATTGATACTTTTCTCAGTCTTCTAGACGAAAACAGATCTGACGACCTGAGTTCAATAGATGCAAATGGTTTCTGCCAATTGATGCTTGAG CTCGAGTATTTTGAGACGATACTGAAGCCATATTTGACGGTTGATGCAACCGAGTCTCTAAAGTCTCTGCAAGGAGCTGTGTTGGAGAAAGCTATAGAGAGTATAAGCGAGACAGTTGAGAACAACCCGGGAGGGCATCAAAGGAAACCAACACGTGGCAGTGAAGATGCAATTTCAGATGACAAACAATCATCCGTATCCCCAGATGATCTCCTT GCTCTTGCACAGCAATGTACAAGCGGAATGCTTCAACTGGAGCTAGAGAAGACCCGTTTGAACAGTGCATGTTTCATTGAGACCATTCCGTTGGATCCAGTGCCACCAGTAGCCAAAGCTGCCTACTCCAGAACATCAACTGATTCTCCAAGCAGAAACTATAGAGAGTCACAACCAATGGGTTCTCCGGTTCAAGCCAGACCCAGACGAAGATAA